One stretch of Daphnia pulicaria isolate SC F1-1A chromosome 8, SC_F0-13Bv2, whole genome shotgun sequence DNA includes these proteins:
- the LOC124311063 gene encoding uncharacterized protein LOC124311063: protein MEDFVYVTFRFRLSQIQIISLQITVKSWTYKKNLARMDSNIPWNFTPPRFISRLDSEMDEDEPSTLNIGFPKDAWCGSYDGLDCDQTGIPKSWKFYVVKKLTIEAGEKIPEFYMIPPPWLSNCKKYFLYPGINLGDPLNNPQAWGAELFSKRFFPTSNYLEWKLEAVLNLQDKKSYSKARKRVKRFTANPSLLWEESGSELIVNGTRDVRPVNFSDYDCAVTKVRRWKKGASNNRDTRNEVISVAATADGSNNGISELTESKDPETVTTPSPIKEKSDCEKSMAYADDDPFLLASTCPDPPMNIVNPPPVTIEHRDQSSSISSGSLQFSSDDYNKGFNAGYSEAFAVSSAVATATPFDATPCSNKKRRRTTDVFCDDDGRFNFETEFREMRDQLKHVYAFVKRMEAKENTTPVSSYHTGVVKKYFESVNADGKIVSFIPCDSTDSLLSLNSLLNFNELMISLTFDLVSKFQSPSKDIDAFLRSVYSSLISDCASNLILWKADSKQPGLGNLSNILTVFGVAIHHFSDSRNLSRLIVSEIINKMQNLRKNVAANYRKINGVGPPRNEKIHDKENEKPNYVLGQNITKLEGLMNEFKLP from the exons ATGGAGGATTTCGTGTACGTAACATTCAGATTTCGTCTTTCTCAAATCCAAATCATCTCATTACAG ATAACAGTTAAAAGTTGGACCTACAAGAAAAACCTAGCTCGTATGGATTCAAATATTCCCTGGAATTTTACTCCTCCACGTTTTATCTCTCGATTGGACTCAGAAATGGATGAAGATGAGCCTTCAACACTG AATATTGGATTTCCAAAAGATGCTTGGTGTGGAAGTTATGATGGACTGGACTGCGATCAAACTGGCATCCCAAAATCATGGAAGTTCTACGTTGTAAAAAAACTAACCATTGAGGCCGGTGAGAAGATTCCAGAATTCTACATGATTCCACCACCATGGCTGTCTAATTGCAAGAAGTACTTTCTATATCCTGGAATTAATCTTGGAGACCCTCTTAACAATCCCCAAGCTTGGGGGGCTGAGCTGTTCAGCAAAAGATTTTTCCCAACGAGTAACTATCTTGAATGGAAACTGGAGGCAGTTCTAAATCTACAAGACAAAA agTCTTATTCCAAAGCTCGTAAAAGGGTAAAAAGATTTACAGCAAATCCCAGCTTATTGTGGGAGGAATCTGGGAGCGAGCTGATTGTCAATGGAACCCGCGACGTTCGGCCAGTCAATTTCAGTGACTATGACTGTGCAGTAACGAAGGTTCGTCGGTGGAAAAAAGGAGCGTCAAACAACAGAG ATACCCGAAACGAAGTCATCAGTGTCGCGGCCACAGCTGATGGATCCAATAACGGGATTAGTGAATTGACAGAAAGTAAAG ATCCTGAAACAGTCACGACCCCTAGTCCGATTAAGGAAAAATCAG ATTGTGAAAAATCCATGGCGTACGCTGATGATGATCCTTTTCTCTTGGCTTCAACGTGCCCAGATCCGCCGATGAACATCGTGAATCCACCACCAGTCACCATCGAACATCGTGACCAGTCATCCTCAATAAGCTCGGGCTCGTTGCAATTTTCTTCTGATGATTATAATAAAG gATTCAATGCTGGGTATTCCGAAGCATTTGCAGTATCTTCTGCCGTGGCAACTGCCACACCTTTTGATGCCACACCttgttcaaataaaaagagaaggagGACGACGGATGTCTTTTGTGACGATGATGGTCGATTTAATTTCGAAACTGAATTCCGTGAGATGCGTGATCAATTGAAGCATGTTTATGCATTTGTTAAAAGAATGGAAGCAAAGGAGAACACTACACCCGTGTCAAGTTATCACACGGGTGTAGTGAAGAAGTACTTTGAATCAGTAAATGCGGATGGAAAAATTGTTTCGTTTATACCGTGTGATTCAACCGACTCTCTACTCTCTTTGAATTCTCTTCTCAATTTTAACGAATTGATGATTAGTTTG ACTTTTGATCTTGTATCCAAATTTCAATCACCATCGAAGGATATCGACGCATTCCTAAGATCGGTGTATTCTTCCCTCATTAGCGATTGCGCGAGCAATCTTATCCTATGGAAGGCGGATTCGAAACAACCGGGACTGGGGAACCTTTCCAATATCTTGACGGTCTTTGGCG TCGCCATCCATCATTTTTCAGACTCGCGCAACCTATCGAGGTTGATAGTGTCCGAGATCATCAACAAGATGCAAAATCTACGAAAAAATGTGGCGGCCAATTATCGAAAAATTAACGGTGTTGGACCACCCAGAAATGAAAAGATCCAcgacaaagaaaatgagaagccGAATTACGTTTTGGgtcaaaatattacaaaattaGAAGGTTTaatgaatgaatttaaattgcCATAA
- the LOC124311303 gene encoding uncharacterized protein LOC124311303, producing the protein MSKMENAEVLTKKKTHRRKAGGKRRKDKNDRSLETTSDQDPITPEVVAPQTERQLLEDGEPLRKHFKMLHKETHPLLHPHKLATRGGRRLLRPAKVPKAPQNSTQFIIDDHENSAFFIDFDKGFTPPGARDDVGWSPYFQQDFENVYRTTREAETTIDWTQEDLVEKISSLEERVKNLEQQLSMCDSNVYMNQMHHRIVCMQDKNRRIKEFRVWCPMHGKKVRLRNPSTDTSSEECSSSSSESPDDEDEVVQNGDESDSSDEDMTEEDTEENVNERINPVSLSKPEDVEEVEKIGERTGSVQSNEEIVTEEP; encoded by the exons aTGTCAAAAATGGAGAATGCTGAAGTtttaacgaagaagaaaactcaTCGACGTAAAGCGGGTGGTAAAAGACGAAAAGACAAAAACGATCGTTCGCTGGAGACAACAAGTGATCAAGACCCAATCACCCCCGAAGTGGTCGCCCCACAGACGGAAAGACAGTTACTCGAAGATGGTGAACCActaagaaaacatttcaaaatgctACACAAAGAAACCCATCCTCTGTTACATCCTCACAAATTGGCAACTCGTGGAGGTAGAAGGTTGCTGAGACCTGCTAAAGTCCCAAAAGCACCCCAGAACTCAACACAGTTCATCATAGATGATCATGAGAACTCAGCATTTTTTATTGACTTTGATAAAGGCTTTACCCCACCTGGTGCCAGAGATGATGTTGGTTGGTCTCCTTATTTCCagcaagattttgaaaatgtgtACAGGACCACCAGAGAAGCTGAAACAACAATTGACTGGACCCAAGAAGATCTTGTTGAGAAAATATCAAGTCTAGAGGAGCGTGTGAAAAACCTTGAACAGCAACTGTCAATGTGTGACTCCAATGTCTACATGAATCAGATGCATCATCGGATAGTGTGCATGCAGGACAAGAATAgaagaatcaaagaattcagaGTCTGGTGTCCCATGCATGGGAAAAAG GTTAGACTGAGAAATCCTTCTACTGATACTTCCAGTGAAGAATGTTCTAGTTCATCCAGCGAATCACCAGACGATGAAGATGAAGTCGTTCAAAACGGGGACGAATCCGACTCCAGTGATGAAGATATGACGGAAGAGGATACCGAGGAAAACGTGAACGAGAGAATTAATCCAGTATCATTAAGCAAACCCGAAGATGTAGAAGAAGTCGAAAAAATCGGAGAGCGAACAGGAAGCGTACAGTCGAATGAAGAAATCGTCACCGAAGAGCCCTGA
- the LOC124311538 gene encoding transcription elongation factor 1 homolog encodes MGKRKSKRKPPTKRKAIEPLDTQFNCPFCNHEKSCEVKMDKTRNTGRITCRVCLEDFQTTINFLSEAVDVYNDWIDACETAN; translated from the exons atgggaaagagaaagagtaAAAGGAAGCCTCCCACTAAGCGCAAAGCCATCGAGCCCTTGGACACGCAATTCAATTGCCCATTTTGCAACCACGAAAAGTCCTGTGAAGTAAAAAT ggaTAAAACACGCAACACTGGTCGAATCACATGCAGAGTTTGCCTTGAAGATTTCCAGACTACTATCAATTTCCTATCAGAAGCTGTGGATGTTTATAATGACTGGATTGATGCCTGTGAGACAGCAAACTGA
- the LOC124311934 gene encoding uncharacterized protein LOC124311934, which produces MMPVNVIDVLQSSNGKVYVEDSEAKLITLVGTIEKIEPKINCISYMIRDDTGEIEVLLWVDIGSAIDSHNTKFSKGMFCRVVGSPKVTDGITHVIALNISKLSSANEITTHLLETQWIRMKLRQLKKNNASSDSQLPNSVITLAPQQRLIYTIVKAETNDIGIEKAVVVERVHGELPQREVE; this is translated from the exons ATGATGCCAGTTAATGTTATAGATGTTCTACAGTCTTCCAATGGGAAAGTTTACGTCGAAGACAGTGAAGCCAAACTA aTCACATTGGTTGGtacaatagaaaaaattgaaccaaaaattaattgtatttCCTACATGATAAGAGACGATACGGGCGAGATCGAGGTTTTACTTTGGGTTGACATTGGATCTGCG ATTGACTCACACAAcactaaattttcaaaaggaatGTTTTGTCGCGTTGTTGGGTCTCCTAAAGTTACGGATGGAATCACTCATGTGATTGCACTAAATATATCGAAACTTTCGAGTGCCAATGAAATCACGACGCATTTGCTGGAGACACAATGGATAAGAATGAAACTACGTCagttgaaaaagaataacGCTTCCAGCGATTCCCAACTTCCAAACTCTGTTATCACCCTAGCACCACAACAACGTTTGATCTACACAATTGTTAAA GCAGAAACAAATGATATTGGAATTGAAAAAGCAGTCGTCGTGGAACGTGTTCATGGTGAATTACCGCAACGAGAAGTCGAGTAA
- the LOC124310961 gene encoding phospholipase A-2-activating protein-like, whose product MNKMPYKLRCSMPGHSKDVRSVTVGDLMEECIVSGSRDKTAKLWLPEGLGFVCDQTYIGSEGYVSAVAVGGCSDNFPSGSVITGCQDGKIRVYNPGAVNPTSTLTGHTDTVCALVTRPGFLLSGSWDKTARLWQSDGSPVVTLSGHSAAVWAVEFLQCSSSASESILLTASADKTIKMWKGDSPFQSFKGHTDCVRALAVCDSTRFLSAANDATVRLWVTSGDCISTFYGHTNYIYGLSMMADRNTFVSCGEDRSLRIWKLDVSDECQQTVFLPAQSIWSVSVMKNGDIVTGSSDGLVRVFTQSSERTANPEVLQAFEEELAATSLNAQLELGGIKASDLPGPESLFEPGTREGQTKMVRHGETVSCYSWSSSDGQWTKVGDVVGAAGQSDSTKNLYEGKEYDYVFSVDIDEGKPPLKLPYNTSEDPWLAAQKFIHKNDLSQYYLDTVANFIITNSKSGTSSGASEKSSETYVDPFTGGSRYVPSSGNALSNSAMSQGEDPFTGSGRYIPPGQPKKPEPALFPVKEFLRFDQANIEAISTKLKEFNGKVDPKLQLADSDLLAFIRSADPSSTVEGIPHLETFLRWPSDKMFPALDILRLASRHSRVDRMLIEKEGLLDVMLAISRSTVPNCMMILRTIAHLLIHNSSQQILMDYRETIFAAILAVVTESDPSFLKHSQWKHVEISVSTVILNYAVLIHLKPSFATVEAKASLMSAIGEILSKLQEEEALFRTLVAVGTLLSNADDSVAIAHSLELKSKIDYFQNISGKVGECSKQVLILLK is encoded by the exons ATGAATAAAATGCCTTATAAATTGCGATGTTCCATGCCAGGACATTCGAAGGACGTTCGGAGTGTTACTGTTGGAGATTTAATGGAAGAATGCATCGTATCTGGTTCCAGGGACAAGACTGCAAAATTATGGTTGCCGGAAGG TTTGGGATTTGTCTGTGATCAAACATACATTGGAAGTGAAGGTTATGtctctgctgttgctgttggtggATGCTCAGATAATTTCCCCAGTGGATCTGTCATAACTGGATGTCAAGATGGGAAAATTAGAGTTTATAATCCAGGTGCAGTCAATCCAACATCCACCTTGACAGGGCATACAGACACTG tttgtgcTCTGGTTACTCGCCCTGGATTCTTATTAAGTGGTTCATGGGATAAAACTGCAAGGCTTTGGCAATCAGATGGTTCTCCAGTTGTAACTCTTTCTGGACATTCTGCAGCTGTCTGGGCTGTAGAATTTTTGCAGTGCAGTAGTTCTGCATCTGAATCTATACTATTGACAGCATCTGCAGATAAAACCATTAAAATGTGGAAAGGTGATTCACCATTTCAGAGTTTTAAGGGGCACACTGACTGTGTCAGAGCACTTGCTGTCTGTGATTCCACTCGGTTCTTGTCTGCTGCAAATGATGCAACTGTCAGATTGTGGGTCACAAGTGGAGATTGTATTTCTACTTTCTATGGACACACAAATTACATTTATGG aTTGTCGATGATGGCTGATCGCAATACTTTCGTCAGCTGTGGTGAAGATCGTTCTCTGCGCATATGGAAATTAGATGTGAGTGATGAGTGTCAACAAACAGTCTTCCTTCCTGCGCAGAGTATTTGGTCAGTCAGCGTTATGAAAAACGGCGATATTGTCACAGGGAGCAG TGATGGATTAGTTCGAGTATTCACACAGAGCTCAGAACGAACAGCTAACCCAGAAGTGTTACAAGCTTTTGAGGAAGAACTGGCTGCCACGTCTTTAAATGCACAGTTGGAACTGGGGGGTATCAAAGCTTCAGA CTTGCCTGGTCCAGAGAGTCTTTTTGAACCTGGTACTAGAGAAGgtcaaacaaaaatggttcGTCACGGAGAAACTGTTTCCTGTTATAG CTGGTCGTCAAGTGATGGTCAATGGACAAAAGTGGGTGACGTAGTCGGTGCTGCTGGTCAATCAGATTCAACCAAGAATCTCTATGAAGGGAAAGAATACGATTATGTTTTTAGTGTCGATATTGATGAAGGCAAACCGCCATTGAAGCTTCCTTATAACACCTCCGAAGATCCTTGGTTAGCCGCTCAAAAGTTCATACACAAGAATGATCTCAGCCAGTATTATCTGGATACAGTGGCAAACTTCATCATTACCAATAGTAAGAGCGGAACTAGCAGTGGTGCATCAGAGAAATCAAGCGAAACATATGTGGACCCCTTTACTGGTGGTTCACGTTATGTTCCATCTTCTGGGAATGCTCTGTCGAATTCAGCAATGTCTCAGGGAGAAGATCCATTTACTGGTTCTGGTCGGTATATCCCACCCGGTCAACCAAAGAAACCGGAACCTGCTTTGTTCCCAGTCAAAGAATTCCTGCGCTTCGATCAAGCGAATATTGAAGCTATTTCAA CCAAACTAAAAGAGTTTAATGGCAAAGTCGATCCGAAACTGCAGCTGGCTGATTCCGATTTATTGGCATTTATACGATCCGCTGATCCCAGTTCTACTGTTGAAGGAATTCCTCATTTAGAAACATTTCTTCGTTGGCCATCTG ATAAGATGTTTCCTGCTTTGGACATTTTACGACTAGCATCCCGCCATTCTCGGGTAGATCGAATGTTAATTGAAAAGGAAGGATTGCTTGATGTAATGCTGGCTATTTCTCGCTCGACCGTCCCGAACTGCATGATGATTTTGAGGACAATTGCTCATTTACTCATCCATAATTCTTCACAGCAAATACTAATGGATTATCGCGAAACAATATTTGCAGCAATCTTAGCGGTAGTAACGGAAAGTGACCCCTCATTTTTAAAACACTCCCAATGGAAACACGTTGAAATATCTGTTTCGACCGTTATTCTTAACTATGCCGTCCTTATCCATCTAAAACCTTCATTCGCTACAGTAGAGGCTAAAGCAAGTCTGATGAGCGCAATTGGCGAAATTCTATCAAAACTTCAGGAGGAAGAGGCATTGTTTAGGACTTTAGTGGCAGTTGGGACTCTTTTGTCAAATGCTGATGACTCAGTTGCCATTGCACATTCTTTAGAACTTAAATCTAAAATTGACTACTTCCAGAATATTTCTGGTAAAGTGGGTGAATGTTCTAAACAAGTTTTAAtccttttgaaataa
- the LOC124311388 gene encoding U1 small nuclear ribonucleoprotein A-like — translation MDVRPNSTIYINNLNEKVKKEELKKSLYAIFSQFGQILDIVALKTLKMRGQAFVIFKEVTSATNALRGMQGFPFYDKPMRIQYAKTDSDVIAKMKGTFQERPAKPKPEGEPKKKKKKESKQQQVVTPGSFGGPATYGYPAIGGAGVPEQPPNQILFLTNLPEETNEMMLSMLFTQFPGFKEVRLVPGRHDIAFVEFENEVQSAGARESLQGFKITPTHSMKISFAKK, via the exons ATGGACGTCAGACCCAACAGCACGATTTACATTAATAATCTCAACGAGAAAGTCAAGAAAGAAG AACTGAAGAAATCATTGTATGCGATTTTTTCCCAATTTGGACAAATTCTTGACATTGTGgctttaaaaactttaaagatGAGAGGACAAGCCTTTGTCATTTTCAAGGAAGTAACTTCAGCAACAAATGCCCTCAGAGGAATGCAAGGCTTTCCATTTTATGATAAACCTATG cgcATCCAATATGCAAAAACAGATTCTGATGTTATTGCCAAGATGAAAGGAACATTTCAAGAGCGTCCTGCCAAACCAAAGCCTGAAGGAGaacccaagaagaagaagaagaaggaaagtaaacaacaacaagttgtCACTCCTGGAAGCTTTGGTGGCCCAGCTACTTATGGATATCCAGCAATTGGAGGAGCTGGAGTTCCTGAGCAACCCCCTAATCAAATCTTGTTCTTAACCAATTTACCAGAAGAAACTAATGAAATGATGTTGTCAATGCTCTTCACTCA attTCCTGGATTCAAAGAAGTTCGATTGGTTCCTGGTCGTCATGACATCGCCTTCGTGGAATTCGAAAACGAAGTTCAGTCAGCTGGAGCTCGAGAATCCTTGCAGGGATTCAAAATCACTCCAACTCATTCAATGAAGATTTCTTTTGCtaagaaataa